The nucleotide sequence TTTAATAAGCACACAAAGAGATTTTGTATCTCAAATTCTAATCCAAAATAGAGATTTTAAATCAAACGAAGTAAGGCTTTGGCTAAGTCTCATAAGAGGAGATAAATTTCATTATCAATACATTCCAGAATCACAAGCAAAAAGCATAATCGACAATATATTTAATAGCGTAGAATATACAAATTTGATATCGAAATTAGAAAGTTATTCAACGCAGATTATAAAAGACTCGTCAAATAAACCAGAGGCGAATTTTTCTTCTTATTTTGATACGATTAGCGATGAGTTGGCGATATCATATAAGATACAAGATATACTAAAAAATCAGATAGATTATGAGATAATAGAGTTTAAATCATCTTTTTTAAATCACGTTATTATCGGAGTTTTCATCTGGATCGTAAATATAATACTATTTATAATAGGCTGCCTCACAAAAACAAACATAAAGAAAAATATATCTGAGCTTAAAAATATACTAAAACAAATAGCAGATCTAACTGATAATAAAAATATAGACCTAAGCACAAACAGCGGTATAAGCAGAGCATACGATATGATAACAAAAGCGCTTGAGCTTATAACAACTCAAAAACAAGCAGCAATCGATGCAAATAGATCAAAATCTACATTTTTAGCAAATATATCTCACGAAATAAGAACTCCTCTAAATGGAATAATAGGCTTCACCGATCTGCTTAAAAACTCAAATTTAAAAAAACAAGAAAAAGAGCTTGTAAGCGTGATAGAACAAAGCAGTGAAAATTTGCTTAGAATTATAAATAACATACTTGATATATCAAAGATAGAAAGTCATAAAGTTGAGCTAGATAACGATATATTTTCACCTATTAAAGAGTTTAGTAGCGCCGTTGAACTCTACTCGCAAAAAGCATATGAAAAAGATATAGAATTTATATGCTACATCGATCCGTCGCTAAACAAACATTTAGAAGGCGATTGCCTTAAAGTAAAGCAAGTACTTATAAATCTTATCAGCAATGCAGTTAAATTTACTCCGCAAAATGGGCAAATTATAGTAGATATAACAAAATTAGATGAAGATGATGATGGAAAAACTACGATTAAATTTAGTATAAAAGACGATGGGATCGGAATTCATCAAGATATGCTAGAAAAAATATTCGATAGCTTCACTCAAGCAAATAAAGACATAACAAAAATTTACGGCGGCACCGGACTTGGACTTAGTATATCAAATGAATATATAAAAATGATGGGCTCGACAATCAAAGTGCAAAGCGAACTTGGCAAGGGAAGTGAGTTTAGTTTTGTTATCAAATTTAATAACGCAGACTCTAAAGATCAAAATTATTTTATGGATTTTGAAGGCAAAACAGTTACGATTTTTACAACTAGAAGTGATAGTTTGTATGATGAATATCTGGAGAAATACTTTGATTTTCTAGGCATAGAAACAGATATCGTATATGATAGTAATGAGCTTTTAAAATTAAATAAAAAAGATATAGTAGTCGCTAAATTTAAAAACTGCTTGCGTATAAAAACAGATGCGTTCGTTCTGGTTTTAGCAAATACTAAAGAGATACAAACAAGCTTAATAGAAGATAAAAATATAAGCTTTATAAATGAACCTTTATCTATAACTAAACTAAAAAAAGCGTTAGAAAATGCAGATTATCAAAAACGACAAAAATCCAACGACGCATACTCTAACAAGTATAGTATCAGCGTTTTACTAGCAACAAATAATGAAAATAAAACAAAAGATATAGAAAATATCTTAAACGAACTTTGCGAAAGAGTAGAGGTGATAAATGATGCAAAAAGCGTAATTGAACATACACAAATCACTCATTATAGCATTATATTTTTAGATATGGTATTAGATGAAATGAACGCTGTATTATGTGCTAAAAATATGATTCAGCATGAAAAACAAAACAACTTGCCACACACTGCTATCATCGGTATAGTAAATACTATTTCAAATTTAAATCAAATAAACATAGAAAAAAACTATCTTGATGACTATATACAAAAACACACTTCTAAAAATGAAATATTACGAATTTTAAATCATTTTACACCGCAAAACTCAGTAAATTTACAAGCTAAAATCATAGCCCCTATAAATAAAAAAGTTGAAGCCAAAGAGGATATAGCGAATTTAAAAGACGTATTGTTGTTTAAAAAAAGCAATATAGAAAACAAAATATTTAGCACGGTTTTAAATGGATTTTGCAGTAGCGTCGATGTAGTTTGCAGCTTTGAAGAGCTAAAAGAGTATCTCCAAAACTCAGCTTATAGAGTAGTTTTGCTAGATTATAAAATACCAAATTTTGAATCAAACTTGATATATTCATGGGTAAATAGCTCGAGACAAAAATACAAAATTGATACAAAAACTATAATTTTTATCGATCCAAATGCAGAAATAGATGAGAGTTTAGATGATAAATTTGATGAAATACTCACAAGCCTTATCAACAAAACTCAGTTAGAAGCTCGCATTAAACCATATATCAAGTGAGAGAATATGAAAAAGATCAATGTTTTAGTAGTAGATGATGATGAGATAAGCTTAAAACTGCTTGAACTGATGCTAAAAAACAATCCTTTAGTAGCTCAAATCATAAAAGCAAAAAACGGGCTTGAAGGGATAAATATCTTAGAAAGAAAATTTGATACCGGACTCATTTTACTTGATTTATCTATGCCAGTGATGAATGGAATAGAGTTTTTGATAAATTTAGAAAGCAGAGAGTATCTTTCTATGATACCAGTAGTTGTTATAAGCACGGACGAAACCAAAAAACAGGAGGTTTTCAGGCTAGGAGCTTATGATTTTATGCTAAAACCGATCAGACAAAAAGAACTCAATATGGTAGTAGAAAATGCGATGAATATCTTGCTTTGATCTATTCTAATCTCTTTGCCAGACTATTTTTTTACCAAATCCAAGTCTGTTATTCGTATATTTTATATAATCAACTCTTATAACGTAAAGCTCAGGATTTAGCAATTTTGCATAAGGAAATCTTTTAAAATAGAGTTTTTCTAGCCGCTCATCATCTAAAATCCCCATAACTCCGTTTGCTTGAACTCCTTCTATCTTGCCGACTATTTTTGTATCTAATGCTATATTTATGGCTACATTTGGCTGATTTTTGATACTTTGTATATGTTTTGAACTTGATTTGCTCGCCACTATAAATGAGTTTAAATCCGGGTCATAAGCATAAAAACAGCTGCAAAGGTGGGGAAATCCATCGCTTATGACTCCAAGAGTTAAGATATGTATTTTATCTAAAAATTTAGATATGTTTTCATCCATTTTTTATCTTTTTAAATTTAAAAATATTTTATCACAAAAGCACTTAAATATTTTTTGATTATACCGATTTAAAGCTCAAGGAGTTTTCAAATGACAACACAAAACTACGCTAACGCATCTTATAACAATTTTGCTTTTAACTTTAAAACTAGCTCCGGAGATAGTATAAACTTATCATTATATGATAATAAAAGTTTGAGCTATTCAAGCCAAAAAGACGGCTCTAGCAGCTCAAAAGAACTTACTCTTTCTCATCAGTACGGATATAAATTTGAGTTCAACTCAAACGGTCTTAGCGAACAAGACAGAGTAGAAATCGCTAAAGCTATGGAGGATTTAAAACCAAAGCTCGAAGATTTTATGAAAAAAATCAAAGAAAATGAGCCATTTTCAGATGATACTATAACAAACTTAGCAAACTCGCTTAAAAAAGATCTTCCTGATGTAAAAAATGAAAATCAAAAAAATGCAGTATCTAGCAGCCTTTTAGATCTATTTGATAACATAATTACTAAAAATACAGATCAAAATACATTAGATAAAAATATCTTATATCCTGCAAATAAACTATTTGAAGAGATGTTAAAACAGATGGAGAGATT is from Campylobacter fetus subsp. testudinum 03-427 and encodes:
- a CDS encoding NIT sensor-containing two component system histidine kinase/response regulator fusion protein (Pfam matches to PF02518.22 HATPase_c, and to PF00512.21 HisKA, and to PF08376.6 NIT, and to PF00072.20 Response_reg), which produces MKTFFSTINILRLISTVPLLIIFLLSSFYLYNSYRTYLNLKQLNYEFNISQTLTKLSKELNQEKSMSVLYMATGGIFDSEDIKQQRKNSDEIIKQTLEIYENTKSDKNIDIIKNRLLDINRIRGKIDSLSISFDEVFFEYFEIINKAIEKELMMLKEHTLSPNLTTFLTSFTLAYANSNLISTQRDFVSQILIQNRDFKSNEVRLWLSLIRGDKFHYQYIPESQAKSIIDNIFNSVEYTNLISKLESYSTQIIKDSSNKPEANFSSYFDTISDELAISYKIQDILKNQIDYEIIEFKSSFLNHVIIGVFIWIVNIILFIIGCLTKTNIKKNISELKNILKQIADLTDNKNIDLSTNSGISRAYDMITKALELITTQKQAAIDANRSKSTFLANISHEIRTPLNGIIGFTDLLKNSNLKKQEKELVSVIEQSSENLLRIINNILDISKIESHKVELDNDIFSPIKEFSSAVELYSQKAYEKDIEFICYIDPSLNKHLEGDCLKVKQVLINLISNAVKFTPQNGQIIVDITKLDEDDDGKTTIKFSIKDDGIGIHQDMLEKIFDSFTQANKDITKIYGGTGLGLSISNEYIKMMGSTIKVQSELGKGSEFSFVIKFNNADSKDQNYFMDFEGKTVTIFTTRSDSLYDEYLEKYFDFLGIETDIVYDSNELLKLNKKDIVVAKFKNCLRIKTDAFVLVLANTKEIQTSLIEDKNISFINEPLSITKLKKALENADYQKRQKSNDAYSNKYSISVLLATNNENKTKDIENILNELCERVEVINDAKSVIEHTQITHYSIIFLDMVLDEMNAVLCAKNMIQHEKQNNLPHTAIIGIVNTISNLNQINIEKNYLDDYIQKHTSKNEILRILNHFTPQNSVNLQAKIIAPINKKVEAKEDIANLKDVLLFKKSNIENKIFSTVLNGFCSSVDVVCSFEELKEYLQNSAYRVVLLDYKIPNFESNLIYSWVNSSRQKYKIDTKTIIFIDPNAEIDESLDDKFDEILTSLINKTQLEARIKPYIK
- a CDS encoding receiver domain protein (Pfam match to PF00072.20 Response_reg): MKKINVLVVDDDEISLKLLELMLKNNPLVAQIIKAKNGLEGINILERKFDTGLILLDLSMPVMNGIEFLINLESREYLSMIPVVVISTDETKKQEVFRLGAYDFMLKPIRQKELNMVVENAMNILL
- a CDS encoding putative protein, pyridoxine 5'-phosphate oxidase family (Pfam match to PF01243.16 Pyridox_oxidase), which produces MDENISKFLDKIHILTLGVISDGFPHLCSCFYAYDPDLNSFIVASKSSSKHIQSIKNQPNVAINIALDTKIVGKIEGVQANGVMGILDDERLEKLYFKRFPYAKLLNPELYVIRVDYIKYTNNRLGFGKKIVWQRD